AAGTGACCCGATGAGCCTGCTCGACGTACGCGACCTGAGCGTCGTGTTCCAGCGCCGCGGTGAGCGACCGTTCACCGCCGTCGACGAGGTCAGCTTCAGCGTGGAGCCCGGGCAGACGGTCGGCCTGGTCGGCGAGTCCGGCTGCGGCAAGAGCGTCACCAGCCTGGCGATCATGGGCCTGCTGCCGAAGCGCGGCAACAAGGTCACCGGCGAGGTCAACTTCGACGGGGCCGATCTGCTGAAGCTCCGTCCGGAGGACCTGCGGGACCGGCGCGGCCGGGACATCGGCATGATCTTCCAGGACCCGCTGTCCTCGCTGAACCCGGTCATCCCGATCGGCACCCAGGTGGCCGAGGTGCTCGAACGACACCGCGGCATGGACCGCAAGCTGGCGCTGAAGGAGGCCCGGGAGCTGCTCGACGCGGTCGGTATCCCGGACCCGACGCGGCGGCTCAAGGAATACCCGCACCAGATCTCCGGCGGCATGCGCCAGCGCGCCCTGATCGCCATCGCGCTCGCCTGCAAGCCGCGGCTGCTGATCGCCGACGAGCCGACCACCGCCCTGGACGTGACCATCCAGGCGCAGATCCTCACGCTGCTCAAGCAACTCGTCGACGAGACCGGCACCGCCCTGATCATGATCACCCACGATCTGGGCGTGGTGGCCGGCCTCTGCGACACGGTGAACGTGCTCTACGGCGGGAAGATCGTGGAGCGGGCCGCCCGGCACGAGCTGTTCGCCCGGCCGCGGCACCCGTACACGCACGGGCTGCTCAGCTCCGTGCCGAGGCTCGACTCGCCCCGGGGCGAGCGGCTGCACGCCATCCGTGGCTCGGTGGCCGACAACATCCCGTGGACCGAGGGCTGCGCGTTCGCGCCCCGGTGCGACAACGTGGTGGACGCCTGCCTCGATGGGACGCCTCCACTGGAACCCACCGCGAACGGCGGGGACCTGCGCTGCAACAACCCCGTATCCGAGGAGGTGGCGGTCCCGTGACCGAGTCGACCGAGCGGACCGGACCACTCGTCGAACTGCGCGACGTCAAGGTCCACTTTCCGATCAAGAGCGGCGTGCTCTTCGACCGGACCATCGGGCACGTCTACGCCGTCGACGGTGTCTCGCTCACCATCAACAAGGGCGAGACGTACGGGCTGGTGGGCGAGTCGGGATGCGGCAAGTCCACCCTGGGCCGGGGCCTGCTGCGGCTGGTCGAGCCGACCGACGGCGAGATCGTCTTCGACGGCACCGACCTCCGCGCGCTCAAGGACGAGCCGATGCGCCGGATCCGCCGCCGCATCCAGATGATCTTCCAGGACCCGCTGTCCAGCCTCGACCCCCGGCAGTCGGTGGAGTCCCTGCTGGTCGAGGGCCTCAAGGCGCACGACCTGGCGAAGGACAAGGCGGCCGTCGGCAAGCGGCTGCGGGAGGCCCTCGCCGCGGTCGGCCTGCCCGCCTCGGCGCTCAGCAAGTATCCGCACGAGTTCTCCGGCGGCCAGCGCCAGCGCATCGGCATCGCCCGGGCGCTGGTGCTGGAGCCGGACCTGATCGTCGCCGACGAACCGGTGTCCGCGCTCGACGTGTCCATCCAGGCCCAGGTGCTCAACCTGCTCGACGAGTTGCAGGAGGAGCGCGGCCTCACGTACCTGATCATCGCGCACGACCTGGCGGTGGTCCGGCACATCGCCGACACGGTCGGGGTGATGTACCTCGGCGGTCTGGTGGAGGAAGCGTCGAGCGACGACCTCTACCGGGAGCCGATGCACCCGTACACCAAGGCGCTCATGTCGGCGGTGCCGGTGCCCGACCCGCAGGTCGAGGACCGGCGGGAGCGGATCCTGCTCGCCGGCGACCTGCCGTCACCGGCGAACCCGCCGGCCGGCTGCCGGTTCCACACCCGCTGCCCGTGGGCCCAGCCCACCCGCTGCGCCGACGAACGGCCCGCGCTGCGCGAGGTGCTCGACGGACACCGGGTCGCCTGCCACTACGCCGAGGACATCGCGGCCGACCGGATCCGGCCGCACGAGGTGAAGCCGGAGCTGGTCCGGCCGGACGACGGCGCGGCGCCGGGCGACCCGGGGGAACTCATCCCAAACACGTGACACGAGGACGCGCGTCGGCCCCGCACCGGGGCCGACGCGGCGCCTCGATCAACCCTCGGGACGGTTCAGCAGGCCCACC
The genomic region above belongs to Micromonospora sp. WMMD1128 and contains:
- a CDS encoding ABC transporter ATP-binding protein, translating into MSLLDVRDLSVVFQRRGERPFTAVDEVSFSVEPGQTVGLVGESGCGKSVTSLAIMGLLPKRGNKVTGEVNFDGADLLKLRPEDLRDRRGRDIGMIFQDPLSSLNPVIPIGTQVAEVLERHRGMDRKLALKEARELLDAVGIPDPTRRLKEYPHQISGGMRQRALIAIALACKPRLLIADEPTTALDVTIQAQILTLLKQLVDETGTALIMITHDLGVVAGLCDTVNVLYGGKIVERAARHELFARPRHPYTHGLLSSVPRLDSPRGERLHAIRGSVADNIPWTEGCAFAPRCDNVVDACLDGTPPLEPTANGGDLRCNNPVSEEVAVP
- a CDS encoding oligopeptide/dipeptide ABC transporter ATP-binding protein; protein product: MTESTERTGPLVELRDVKVHFPIKSGVLFDRTIGHVYAVDGVSLTINKGETYGLVGESGCGKSTLGRGLLRLVEPTDGEIVFDGTDLRALKDEPMRRIRRRIQMIFQDPLSSLDPRQSVESLLVEGLKAHDLAKDKAAVGKRLREALAAVGLPASALSKYPHEFSGGQRQRIGIARALVLEPDLIVADEPVSALDVSIQAQVLNLLDELQEERGLTYLIIAHDLAVVRHIADTVGVMYLGGLVEEASSDDLYREPMHPYTKALMSAVPVPDPQVEDRRERILLAGDLPSPANPPAGCRFHTRCPWAQPTRCADERPALREVLDGHRVACHYAEDIAADRIRPHEVKPELVRPDDGAAPGDPGELIPNT